CTCATCTTCCTCCTTTTTCTTATCCCCGGAGTGGTGTACGGGTACGTCGCCGGCGTCTTCACGAAGTCGAAAGACATGGTCGATGCCATGACGAAGTCGATGAACGGGATGTCCTACTACATTGTGATGGCCTTCTTCTGTTCGCTGTTCGTGTACGCCTTCGGCCAGTCGAACATCGGCGCGCTGCTGGCGCTCAAGGGGGCGTCGCTGCTGAAAGCACTGGCGATGCCGGGCTGGGTGACGATCCTCGGCATCATCCTGCTGACGGCCTTCGTGAACCTGTTCGTCGGTTCCGCCTCGGCCAAGTGGGCGCTCCTCGCGCCCATCTTTGTCCCGATGCTGATGCAGGTGGGCATCTCACCCGAGCTCACACAGGCCGCCTACCGCGTCGGCGACTCGTCCTCCAACATCATCACCCCACTGATGCCCTACTTCCCGCTCGTGGTGGTGTACTGCCAGCGATACGTAAAAGCCTCCGGCATCGGCACGCTGACGGCGATGATGCTGCCCTATACGGTCGTATTCCTGGTGTGCTGGACGGCCTTCCTGATCCTCTACTGGACACTCGGCATCCCGCTCGGCCTCGGGGCATTTTATACGTACCCGGCGCCGTGAGGGGGTGTCACTGCTGCTTCAGCTCCTCCAGCCACTCCTTCAGCCGGCCGTTGTTCGGGTTGAGCTCGATCGCCTTTTCGACGCTCTGGATCGCCGCCGGCGTGTCCTCCTTGGCGACGTAGGCTTCGCCCATGACCGCGTACGTCTGGCTTGAGGTCGGGAAGAGCTCGGCGTTCATCGCCAGGAAGCGCAGCGCCGCGTCCGGGTTTTCGGCGTCGAGCAATTGCTGGGCAAGGCGGACGAGGGTCGGCTCCTGGAAGTTGTACGAGAACCCGCCGAGGTACTGTTCGCGTAGCCGCTGGTATTCAACGACCGCTTCTTCGACGCCTTTCTCCGACACATAATCGGCCAGCATGTCCTCCAGCAAGGCCGGCCGCGTCACGCCGCGGTGGCAGGTTTCGCAGGTCACGTTCAGCTTCTCGCCCTCACCCGGCGCCTCCGCGATGAAGTCGGTATTGACACTGTGCACCATCCGCATCATCACGCGGGAGACCTCCTTCACCTCCTTGTCGTCCGAGGCGAAGTCGAACGTCGAGGGGGGCTTGCCTTCTTCGCCGACATGGCAATACAGGCAGCGAACGCCCAGCGCCCGCGTGAACCCTTGCATGACACGGCGGACCTCGGGAAGCGGCATGTCTTCGGGCAATACCTTCAAGTTTTCAGCTTTCTCATCCTGCCCGCCAGGACCCGGCTGAGCCTGGACGACGGTAACGAGGGCGGCGAACACAAGGCTCATGAGAACGATGCGCTGTATCAGACGATGGAGCATGGACGTGTGCGTGATGGGCGTGACGATGGGTAAGACGTAGTACAAACACTCAAGGTAAGCCCTCTCCCGCTCCCATTCAAGGCACGCACGGATGCCCCATCCCACGAAAAGCCCCGCCGGCGGATGGCAACTATCCCGCGGCTTCATTTTATTCCGGCACATTCCCGTCAAGCCGTGTTGTCTATGGATTTCATGCTGCTAGCCATCCTGGGTTACGTTCTGATGCAACTGGGCATCGGGGCCTATATTTCTCGCCGCATCAAGACAGAGGAGGATTACCTCGTCGCCGGCCGGAGCCTCGGCTACGGGCTCACCACCTTCACGCTTTTCGCCACCTGGTTCGGGGCCGAAACCTGCATCGGCGCCGCCGGCGCTATCTACACCGACGGCCTCTCCGGCGGCAGCGCGGACCCATTCGGCTACGCCCTGTGCATCCTACTCATGGGTCTGGTCTTCGCCGTCCCGATCTGGAAGCGCAAGCTGACGACCCTCGCCGACTTGTTCAGGCAGCGCTATTCGACCACCGTCGAACGCACGGCGATCGCGCTCATGATTCCTGGATCGATGTTCTGGGCCGCCGCGCAGATCCGCGCCTTTGGTCAGGTGCTTTCGGCGACATCGGGGATAGACGTGACGTTGACGATCACCATCGCCGCCGGCATTGTCATCGTTTACACGATGTTTGGCGGCCTGCTGGCGGATGCCTGGACGGACCTCGTGCAGGGCATCGTGCTCATCGCCGGCCTGGTGACGCTTTTTGTGATTGTCGCCGGCAACCAGAGCGCCGGCATCGGCGCGTTGATCCAACCGGAACAGCTGCAGCTCTTTGGCGGGCCAGAGGTGGGTTGGCTGGAGGTGCTCGAAACCTGGGCGATTCCCGTGATCGGATCAGTCACGGCGGCTGAATTGCTCACCCGCGCTATCGCGGCGCGGTCTCCACAGGTCGCCCAACGGTCGGCCTTCATGGCCGGCGGGGTCTACCTGCTCATCGGGCTGATTCCGGTCACGATCGGACTGATCGGCGCTTCGCTTATGCCCGGCCTCGAAGATCCGGAACAGCTTCTCCCCCTTGTCGCCCGGCAGTACCTTCCGCCAGTCCTGTATGCTCTGTTTAACGGCGCGCTGATTTCTGCCATCTTATCCACCGTGGATAGCGTACTGCTGGTGGCCGCTTCCCTCCTGTCGCACAACATCATCGTCCCTCTGCGTCCGGGGTTGACCGAGCGCCAGAAAGTGATCATCGCGCGGGCGTCGGTGGCTGGATTCGGTGTGCTGGCGTACATCATGGCGATCCACGCGGAAGGCGTCTACGCGCTGGTGGAGGAGGCTTCCGCGTTCGGCAGCGCCGGGCTGTTCGTGATCATCGTGTGCAGCCTGTTTATCCCCTGGGGCGGGGTCTACAGCGCGATGAAGGCGCTTCTGCTGGGAATCAGTGCGTGGGTGCTGGGGGCCTACGTCCTCGATACGTCGTATCCCTATATAGTATCCCTGCTGGCAGCCGGCGGTGGGTATGCGGCGGCGGCCTTCGTAGAGACACAAGTAACCGCCCGGTGGGCAAAGGCCCCGGGGTGAATCAACGGTACCGCATGCGAGTGCCGTGAGTGAGTGAGAGTAGGATCTCGTCGGCGGAGAGCCCCTCGGGGAAGTACACACCCGAAATCTTGGCCGTGTGGATGCTGGCCCCTTCGAGGTTGCAGGTGCGCAGATCCAGGCCTCGCAGGTCGGCCTGGCGGAAGTAGCCGTTTCCGAAGTCGATATTCTCGGCATCGATCCCCCGCAGGTCGAGCCCGCGGAAGTCCATACCGGTGAAGTCGTAGCTCGGAAACCCGGCACGCTGGGTGTTAAACTCTTTGATCAGCCGAAGCCGGATAAGCTGATAGAGCCGATCCTCGGCAATGGCAGGTTCGACATGTGTCATACCGTACCTCTCGCGTTGATGGAAGGAAAGCGACGGCGCCGGCCCCGAGGGCCGCGCCCGTCACGCGCAACAGGTACGGAAGGACAACAGGCGTGCCATGGCGGCCTCAGCCGGCGGTAGAGGGCGGAATCAGCGTCGCCTCGCCTCCCACGCACATCTTGCCTCCGCTGTATACGTATAGCTTGGCGCGGATGTGTTTTCGATTCTCCACCTTTTCGGCAATCTTTACCTCCACGGTAATTTCGGAATCAACGACGACGGGGCGCAGAAACTTGGCGGACAGGGCCACGGCCACGCTGCCGGCGCCCGGAAAATCACGGCCCAGCACTTTTGATACGATGCCGAGCAAAAAGACCCCGTGGACGATCGGCTTGCCGAATGTCGTCGTCGCGGCAAACGCCGGGTCGATGTGCAGCGGATTGTCATCCCCCGACACGTCGGCGAAGGCCTGGACATCGGCCTGGGAGATGGTGCGGGTAAAGGAGAAGGTATCGCCGACCTTGAGGCTTTCGTAGGTGTGCATTATCAATGGGTATCGATTCGGGTGGGGGTGGTCATCTGGCTGAATATGCGCTCGGCGACGGCGTCCCAGGTCGACTCCTTCACGACGCGCTCGCGCCCCTGCCGGCCCAGCCGGCGGGCGAGGTCCGTGTCCTTCAACAGACGGAGGATGCCGGCCGTCAGCGCCTCGACGTCGCCGGGCTCGACGAGCAGGCCCGTCTCCCCGTGGCGTACCGCATCCGGAATGCCGCCCGAATACGTGCCAATTACGGGTTTTTCGCAGGCATTGGCTTCGAGGAATACGATGCCGAAGCCTTCGACCTCGGGCGGTTCGCCGCGGCAGGGCATGGTGACGACATCGGCCGCGTTATAATACTGTACGATGGCGGCATAGTCGACCCCCGCCAGAAACCGCACGTGCGACTCGATGCCGAGAGATACGGCGAGCGCTTCGAGCCGGGCGAGGTCGGGGCCGTCGCCTACCACCAGATAGATCAGATCCGGCACTTCGTGCAAGACACCCGGCAGCGCCCGAAGGGTGGTATCGACCCCTTTACGAGCGACGAGGCGGCAGACGGTCAGCAGCACCACTTTGCCGTTGAGCCCGAGCCGATCGCGAAGGGCGGTAGGATCGAGTGGGGCGAACAGTGCCGGGTCGGTGCCGTTGTTCACGACCGTGATGCGGCCGGCATCGACCCCCGCTTCGCGCAGGAGATCGCCCGTATAGCCACTGACCGGAAAGAGGCGCTCGGCTTCGGCGAAGACGCGCCGGCGTAGCCCGTTGTAGCCGGCCCGCACAAATCCGGGTGCCCGGTTCGGCTCAAAA
This genomic window from Rhodothermales bacterium contains:
- a CDS encoding pentapeptide repeat-containing protein, whose product is MTHVEPAIAEDRLYQLIRLRLIKEFNTQRAGFPSYDFTGMDFRGLDLRGIDAENIDFGNGYFRQADLRGLDLRTCNLEGASIHTAKISGVYFPEGLSADEILLSLTHGTRMRYR
- a CDS encoding sodium:solute symporter family protein, which codes for MLLAILGYVLMQLGIGAYISRRIKTEEDYLVAGRSLGYGLTTFTLFATWFGAETCIGAAGAIYTDGLSGGSADPFGYALCILLMGLVFAVPIWKRKLTTLADLFRQRYSTTVERTAIALMIPGSMFWAAAQIRAFGQVLSATSGIDVTLTITIAAGIVIVYTMFGGLLADAWTDLVQGIVLIAGLVTLFVIVAGNQSAGIGALIQPEQLQLFGGPEVGWLEVLETWAIPVIGSVTAAELLTRAIAARSPQVAQRSAFMAGGVYLLIGLIPVTIGLIGASLMPGLEDPEQLLPLVARQYLPPVLYALFNGALISAILSTVDSVLLVAASLLSHNIIVPLRPGLTERQKVIIARASVAGFGVLAYIMAIHAEGVYALVEEASAFGSAGLFVIIVCSLFIPWGGVYSAMKALLLGISAWVLGAYVLDTSYPYIVSLLAAGGGYAAAAFVETQVTARWAKAPG
- a CDS encoding glycosyltransferase family 4 protein; the protein is MRLLFVTQDFPPALGGIQTYAGELARRFAGWTDDFVVLAPDYPRARELDALLPFDVHRVSSSSDWFPFHAARHAARLARRRRLDTAFCAQWFSALPVVLMHPFGTPKRLFVAVHGREILFEPNRAPGFVRAGYNGLRRRVFAEAERLFPVSGYTGDLLREAGVDAGRITVVNNGTDPALFAPLDPTALRDRLGLNGKVVLLTVCRLVARKGVDTTLRALPGVLHEVPDLIYLVVGDGPDLARLEALAVSLGIESHVRFLAGVDYAAIVQYYNAADVVTMPCRGEPPEVEGFGIVFLEANACEKPVIGTYSGGIPDAVRHGETGLLVEPGDVEALTAGILRLLKDTDLARRLGRQGRERVVKESTWDAVAERIFSQMTTPTRIDTH
- a CDS encoding MaoC family dehydratase; translation: MHTYESLKVGDTFSFTRTISQADVQAFADVSGDDNPLHIDPAFAATTTFGKPIVHGVFLLGIVSKVLGRDFPGAGSVAVALSAKFLRPVVVDSEITVEVKIAEKVENRKHIRAKLYVYSGGKMCVGGEATLIPPSTAG
- a CDS encoding c-type cytochrome translates to MLHRLIQRIVLMSLVFAALVTVVQAQPGPGGQDEKAENLKVLPEDMPLPEVRRVMQGFTRALGVRCLYCHVGEEGKPPSTFDFASDDKEVKEVSRVMMRMVHSVNTDFIAEAPGEGEKLNVTCETCHRGVTRPALLEDMLADYVSEKGVEEAVVEYQRLREQYLGGFSYNFQEPTLVRLAQQLLDAENPDAALRFLAMNAELFPTSSQTYAVMGEAYVAKEDTPAAIQSVEKAIELNPNNGRLKEWLEELKQQ